Proteins from a single region of Carassius carassius chromosome 25, fCarCar2.1, whole genome shotgun sequence:
- the LOC132104723 gene encoding gap junction beta-4 protein-like → MNWMSLQVLLGGVSQYSTVFGRVWLSVVFVCRILVFVVAIQQVWSDEQKDFICNTAQPGCTNVCYDHYFPISHIRIWALQIIFVTCPSLMVVAHVKYREMKNEKYTNVHNGEHLYANPGKKRGGLWYTYILSLVFKAGFDACFLYILYYIYHFDMPRVVKCTEEPCPNKVDCYISRPTEKKIFTFFMVVTSSLCIFMCICEMFYLITKKIRKYLLKQHQRSLQHDYKRVDPTASSNQNLSNFKKAKVTEGEKDSEPA, encoded by the coding sequence ATGAACTGGATGTCCTTACAGGTCCTGCTTGGCGGGGTTAGCCAGTACTCCACTGTATTTGGGCGTGTCTGGCTATCGGTGGTGTTTGTGTGCCGTATCCTGGTGTTTGTGGTGGCTATTCAGCAGGTGTGGAGTGATGAACAGAAAGATTTCATCTGCAACACCGCCCAGCCGGGTTGTACTAATGTCTGCTATGACCATTATTTCCCCATCTCCCACATCCGTATTTGGGCTCTCCAGATCATTTTTGTCACTTGCCCGTCTCTCATGGTGGTGGCTCATGTCAAGTATCGTGAAATGAAGAATGAGAAGTACACCAATGTCCACAATGGTGAACATCTGTATGCCAACCCAGGAAAGAAGCGCGGAGGGCTATGGTACACCTACATACTCAGCCTGGTGTTCAAAGCTGGCTTTGATGCATGTTTCCTCTATATTCTGTACTACATTTATCATTTTGACATGCCAAGAGTTGTCAAATGCACTGAGGAACCTTGCCCAAATAAAGTTGACTGCTACATCTCCCGTCCTACAGAAAAGAAAATCTTCACCTTCTTTATGGTGGTCACTTCATCGCTCTGCATCTTCATGTGTATCTGCGAGATGTTCTATCTGATTACCAAGAAAATTCGCAAGTACCTGCTTAAACAGCATCAACGCAGTTTACAGCATGATTACAAAAGGGTGGATCCAACGGCCTCATCCAACCAGAATCTCAGCAACTTTAAAAAGGCAAAGGTCACAGAAGGAGAGAAGGATTCAGAACCAGCATAG